The DNA segment GGAGATAGCTAGCGGTACACGCAAACCAGTAAGCACAACATATAACATACCCCTATGGCTCAGTGTAGACTGCACTgctaattcatcacaactatatgtgctttttaaccttaaaggccaactccggcgattttttggccatgtcaaagtaatggtgcttttatgttcctgagacgctcctgttacgggcccgatagcagaaatactcggcaaattggagaataattttaaataagcaagaaagcgcaacaccgaaaccgaaacccgaccgagtgtactgtctacgcatgacgtagacgttgttacgaacgaaccggaagtcgtgcaaggcatgccggtcacgccggcgcggagtatgaaaactgtgacagccgggacgaccagcgaagcgccggccaaaccaacgctgtctgtcgccttgtgcacagcagacgctcgctgtagcggcctaagcgccgaagttagcggtgccctcggctgcgtcacttccaccgccttgccaacactgacgtcacagacgcaatgttgccaataattgtgggaagccaggagggcgtttgcagacaatctttaaaattcatttgcaaacaatctgcgcatgtctcaagcctgtaccCAGTCAAAAAAAGTTAATGGGTCCAATTGGTCATACCAGTTTCTAGCAATTGGTCCCAAATGGGATTAATTGGAAACCAACTGGAATGCCGCACTCCAATAGGAAAGACCAATTGGACCTCACAGTTCCAATTGGTCATTCCAGTTGGTCCACTTTTTGCCATTTGGTCTCCCAATTGGAATGCTTGTTGGTCCAATTGGTTGCACACATTCCAATTGGAAAACAATTGGAACAGAGCATTCCAATTGGCCTCCCAATTGGAATGCTTGTTGGTCCAATTGGTTGTACAACTCCAATTGGGTAGACCTATTGGACGTTTTTCTTCCGATTAAAATTGTTTGATATATATAAAACTTGGCATTTGTTATTAAAATGGCAACTTAAATCGCTATAGGTCGGGGCAGAATTCCAGGCTCAATGAGTCGTCATAATAATTTTTATCTATTCCATTCAATTGTGCCATGTATGCACATTCTGAATTGAAACCTTCATCAGGCTGTGCCCCAAGTTGCAGTTTTAGGCCATTTATGTTCCTTACAAGCtacttttttttctagatttgtGGTATTTATTATAAGGTACATCCTAACTTAAAACAGTGGGACAGTAATAGCATTAACAGCGTTTTGAATATGGTGCAATTAAAAATGCGGCTAGCTCTGCTGGTTTGTGTGACCTACAGCTGTGCTCGTAGAAGCTGTACCTTCAGTCTCCTGCAGAGCAAATGCCTGGACGAAAATAGGCCCATTGCTACAAGCAAGCCTCATCGCttgttttaattatttattttcttgAGTATTTTGTGTAGACATAGCAATGCTCACTCACATGGATATGAGATTAACGATTCCTGTTAGTGCACAAAGGGTGTAGTGCAAATGGAGTGTAAAAATCtggcaggtcccacgcattgtgggaattagTCGTGTGAAGCAGTAAGCATGCGTCAGCCAATGCCGGATTTTCTGCTTTGAGCCttaagcgttatgaggtggatcgatgtctttgtgtgaATTAGTAGCTCTGCGCatatcgtggacttaccaggcatgtcgagtACACTGGCGCCTGAAGGGTAGCTTATGGCCCGACATAACTTTGGTGCTCACATTGCAACTTACATGTCAGTTtcatcgccacgaagtgcacACTATGGAGCAATGATGTGCATATCTACAGACAagtgcaacgcttgaatatagctagcAGTTATAAGTGCACATATGTAAAATTAATCACAGTGATATAATAAATAGGATAGGCAACTCTGCAACCACAATTAGATTTGTCCTGACAGAAGGATTGTActgggtatttttccaaagcagtttgaagcagcgACTCTGTGGaaactgccatgcagaatgccagTGTTTGATTCCGGCTAGAGCCATGATTTTTGTTCTTCGATGCCATCTGGATAATTCACCTATCAATGAAACGGGCTCATTCACGCTGttcgttaagatttccaaagtctgggATGATATAGACTATGAACCACTTATAGCACTTAACCGCATAccatgggtatgtgccacacgactggtggaaaggatttcatgatgcATGCCACAGGGAAGTCGCGTTAAGTCATGGCCTGCAGattgtgttcatcatacattgAAGTGCTCCTGTGCCgattttgatatataccaagagaCAACCACGAGAAcacagacgtaagcggctagatagatagaaacagtcaaagtgcctttggttcactaaAATGACTCGCATTTAACATATATTTCGAAATTTAGAAGAAATACCATTTCCTAGTGCAAAATGAAGCAGGTTCACTGGAAGAGGACTCAACTCCTGAAAAATGTATGAGAAATGCATGCCACTAATGGCAGCAGTGCAAGCATTTGAGATTAGTCTGGACATATTTTAATAGATACACTACGCAACCTCTTTCTGCACAGTAGTGTTCTTGAAATTAATGAAAGCACAGCAGCATAATCTTACTGCTGTTTGCATAACAGAAGACAACCAAGCATTTCAGAGAAGTTCATGGCGTTCCACAGCAATATGTTTATTAAAATGGGCAAAAATACAGCAAGTCCAGGCATAAGGACacacaaacaaaacacaaaaataacatgcatgcaatatatgtacatatgtaaaaaatcatacacaaatgcacaaaatTTATACATAGCTGCATTTGAAATTAAATGACAAATTTACAGTGCACATAAAATTTCACAAGGCACAGCAACTTGAATGACATATGCCACTCTGACAAGACTGAATGATTGATACGCACTGCACAAGTACACACTGGGCACGAGGTGTTTGCATCTAGGCAACTTTGCAATTTTAAGAGGTCAATGGATCCCCATGAAGTTTGCTGGTTAGAAATTTCTTTCACGTGACCGGAAGTTCCTGCACATGCATGGTTTTTGTTTTACATGCGTTcgtttttgtttcaataaacttcaattGTTAGACTGTGCTCATACTGTGTCTTCCATCTTGTGAGATGTCATGTTCGCGATGATTTTCCAAGTAATGCAAGTTTCAATGTACGGTCACACCAGTGTGATTAGAGCTGCAATAGTGCTCACGTGCACAAAACCCAGCTTGTACTGCTGGTATTTCGCATTTTTGGATGCCACAAAGGCATGGCTTTCATTATATATCAAGAGAACAATGAGCAGTCACTGTACCTCCTTATGTGATGAACAAATGCACCAGTTGTTGCTTTGCACTATCACCAGCACTCTTCCAAAGAAAATGAGCGAATGAGGAAAGCAGTGTTCCATAATCTCTTAGTGATTATATCAACTGCTTCCTCAAAAAGGGCTAAAACACCTAAAATAGCTCGCTAAAATCAGTGGTTGGGGCTACCcttgattttcatgttgcagcgAGATGTGCTGCTTTGGATTACCAGCATTCTCAAACAACTGACTCATGTGGCGGCGGGTCAAATGCAAATGGTGATTTATGGATGTTGAATTAATCGAAATTGCATCTGCTTATCCTGACAGTTCCAAAGACATAAGTCCTAAGATATCGACACACAGACACTGAAGGCCCATAAATCGGCAGCATCTGCCAGCTCTTCACCATTTAaatgcgacgcatctcttgctcagGGGTATGTAACGTGGCGTGGTGatccgcacgcgccgtggtagtctgcactcacactatgcatgcgcacctctcctccttccctctctccgacagctgcgcgttactctctccacttctctaccagcacctgcttgcgcttctgctttcacggtgcatgcgctactctcctcctctaagcggttagagcgcagcgcgtGTTCAgcgcagcgcttgctttggttgactccgcttgactccattggtgcttccgatgaagcatgatggaagcaacagtcccatcagtgagtgggctgacgcaagcacgcgtcagcatcagcccaattgcgtccactcaagacaaagctgagaagcgaagggcagcgaactaccattcatggcacatgcattgatcatgtcttcaccaatttcaagatccacccactgcaccaagatcccctcacggttcacttcagcgaccacaaagccatcctcatcaaagcaaagtgcataCCTCAAGTACTAGACGGTGCTCAATAATGAcattcgttaaccgtttcaccttcgcctacaacgtTAATAACGATCCaaggtcggtaacatgcccaatgaatgccaacggaacgcgatcatgcaagtgctctggcttcgcatcgcctcatggtcccctttagcgggagatggtgtaattttttttgtcctCCGTACAGGACTGACTGCATGTTTCACACGCCCTCCCACCCAGTGCACACGAAGGAGTGCTGCTCAGTCGGGTTACGGTTTAATTTTTGCATTTGTTTACTTATTTAAAATTATGTGCATACTTTCTAGGCCATTCTACTATCAGACCTGTGTCAGGAGCATCTAGGGAACATAGAACTGTCGAACAAGAAGACTACAGAGAAAGGGTGCTGGGAGGTGCACATACGTATGAAACATTTTCCAAATTGATTAATACACTAACACTTCTTATTTCTAGAGGCTGAATAATTACTGCCGGCGACTCTTTGAATAGCACTTTTTGCACATGGTTTACAGTCACCAAGTCATAATTTACTGGTCGGCACCGAAGTTTCCGGACACATATGGATGTGTTATCACCACTCAAAATGATCTTTTCAATAATGGCAAATGACCCATCCAAGAGTTGAATAACTGAACTATTAGTCTTCTTCTTTGACGCGTATGAGCAGTCTGTCAGGATTGAACCATTTACCATCATTCTTCTGTACTGTACAGAAGGTGGTGGGATTTCTTGCTCAGGCAATGAACAGGCTGGTGGAATAGGAATACCACTTCCAAAGAAACGGGTGCCATCACTGCTGCTTTTGCTTTTGTGTGTGACTTTGGCATCAAAAGAATTGCAGTACTGCACCACGCTAGGGCTGACAGCCAGATCCTGCAGTTCCATCACAGTATTTTCAATTTGCAGAACTCTGCACAGCTGATGGGGAATCCCATTTGCAGCTTTGATAGCTTCCTTGAGGCTCCCATTTCCCGATTCAAATGGAAACGCAGAGTGTGCCCACAGGGGTCCCCAGTCACGAATACTCTTTACAATATGCGTCAACTGGTGCATATTATACGTCATAAAAGCTTTTCCAAAATGCATTTCTGAACGCACATGAAATTCTAACAAGAGTTTCTCAGCTCTAGTCAGCTCAGAAGTTTCTATACTGCACTGCAGCATAATATGCAAAGCTTCAACCATGCATGCCCAGTGCTGAAGGTATCTTCTGTCAAGAATGCCATCAAGTACTGGAATGCTGTAGTACAATATCCAATTTTCCAGCTCTTTCGCCTTCCACCATTTCCGCTCCTTCGTTGGTCTTGGCAATCTTTTCACATCCTTTGGTGGCCTGATAGCCATAAGCCTCTCATCGATTGTGTGTTGCTTGCGGCTTAGAGAGTAAGCACAACCAGAAGACTCAAACCATAAATCTAAGAATTGTCGTCCTACTCCAAGTAAAATACAATGCATGTAATCAGGAACAAATCCTGCTACAATGTGAAAATAAGGCAGGCTGATCAATGGAGATGCCGTTTTTACACCATGAACGGTCACTCCTTGCCTAACTGCAGTTGTCATGTCTTCAACCATCTGGCTCTCTGTACGCTCAGTGGGGTTAACTGGCTGAACAGGGTACTTTGTTGAACCACCAGCTCGTTCACCTTTCTGTAAACACCAGTTACACCCAAAATAACCATTAAATTGAGTGACACCTTGCATAGGTGCCCTGGCAACCGAGTCAACCGCACAACAAATGCAATAAGCTTTAAATGTCTGAAGTTGCCCCTTTTGCTCCAAGACAAAGCCACTTTCGCTAAGCTGGCTCATTTGCTTAACAAATGTGCTCTGAAAAAGCTCCATGTGTGGCTTCTCCTTCCAGAACCACAATGCTGCAAGCACAAGTTTTGACATCCTCTGCTCAGCCGGAACCTCATTTACAATTAGCTGAATAGGCCAAATGGACGTGCCACTTGACTTGAAAAGCGGTGTGCCATCAGCATTTAATGTGAAGCTGATTCTGGGACCACACTGCTGTGTTGCAGCTGCAAAATTGCGGTACATTTCGCCATCATACAGATCACCCAATGAGCCATCATGGTTAAGTGGCTTTGTTAAGTCAAGAAGTGTACAGTCTTTCAACAATCTTTGCAACTGCGATTCCACATCAAGAGTCACAAAAAAAGGCATATCAGATAAACTAGAAACACTAGTTTTGTGTCCGCACTTTGTGCAGTGAAAAGAGGCATTTGTTTCAGCATTTTCTATGCGTGTGAAGCATTTGGGGCAAAAACAATAATATGTCATTGTTGTGCCTGTTTTGCTCAAAAGTTTGGAGAGCTGGTAACGTGAATGAGGCAATATTGGTCGTTCGAAAATTCTGTTGATAAGGTCTAAGATGCTGGTCAGCCCTGCAAATGATGAATTATTTTTGACAGCGTGCTTCAGCACCATGAGGAGAATATCGCCTCTAGACAGAACCACTCTTTCAGTCACAACATCGGTAAATAACTCTCCAAAAAGCGACTTGCCACCATGACCAGGCGCTGTGGGACTGTTAGGCATTTGCTGcggaaaggagaaaagaaatagtcaCTAAAAATGGAGCAGGTGCCCAGCCATCAACATTTACGGTCGAAGTTAGACTATAAAGCAGGACAATAAATTAAGACCCCAAAAGGAGCCAGATAGCCAGAGCTATTAGGCATGTCTTAACTGAACACTAAGCAGGTAATATTAAATAAATGATTTTGTAACCTACTGTATGGACCAACCAAATCAATATGTTACTAAAGAAAATTTGACAAGCATGAAGCAGTAAACTTGTGCTAAAGCGTTTATTCTAAATGGAAAACAGTTGCTGTGCTTAGTTTtcagctttaaaggggccctgcaacgcttatTTTAGTAtaatcagaaaatgctgccgatcagtagtccaGGCTACCGAGACAAACATTATAGTGCGGCACATGGtctagaatttacaattaattctcagtcagctagaaattgatCCCCCTTCTCTCTACAactgatgccatatacccaaatttttGCACCATATACCCACATCCACAGCGATTGGCTGAtttgctgcatagttactgtggccgctgCGGGATGCTGCCACGTACCCCCAAGCGCACTCGCGATCATGCTGAAATTAAgccgcgtgttcgaagaaaaacaagaaggtgCTCAAGATCATGAGCCATGCTGACGAAGGGTCGCATCTTTTTGCCCCCTGTCATTCCCCTCCCTCCGTAGCTTTCAGTGTGCTtgctggcacgaaaggagagagaaagcgcttgaagcatacGACAAATAACTTCAACTCCGCACTTACTCAactgattctaaaaatttttgcagcatgcGATTCAAAAATTTGAAATCGGTTAAGAGGCAATGTGAATGAGGTTTCTGAAAATTAAAAATAGCCTGCAAATACACTCTGCAATCAGCAACCAGAGGCTACACTGCTATAACCAAGCAGCCCCTATGTCCTAAAGCAAGTAATAAGAGATGCAGTACCTTTCAGGAAGTTCTCGTGCCTTGTACAATTTTGATTACATTACTTAGTGCTTGTTCTCAAAAGCACTGGTGGGATTTTACGGCAGACATTTAATATCTAGCAAAAATAAATGTGTTAGCTACACTGAGCTTCAGTATTTGCAATGCCCAAACATGTTAACTGGGCCCCTAACAGTTAATGACGTCAACCATGTTTGTGTAAATTTTGCAATTTCTGATGGACCTACCATGTCATCTTCTGAAGCCAGCTCTCCAGGATCATGTTGCTCTGAACCATCATCATCAGACATGGAAagctgcaaaaaaataaaaaaaagaaagacaaaaa comes from the Rhipicephalus sanguineus isolate Rsan-2018 chromosome 6, BIME_Rsan_1.4, whole genome shotgun sequence genome and includes:
- the LOC119397117 gene encoding uncharacterized protein LOC119397117; this encodes MDQLPKRKKRGPYKRYINHGSDFVLPRSTKRACQHNEVPTDTTSSDDEAVSNNAAPGLSQAAGQASVLSDINSVLQTDTLSSQDEQETSNDACGAAASSMASAAVSRNTSELQATNDGPQHAIPMISHDTLLNDEELSMSDDDGSEQHDPGELASEDDMQMPNSPTAPGHGGKSLFGELFTDVVTERVVLSRGDILLMVLKHAVKNNSSFAGLTSILDLINRIFERPILPHSRYQLSKLLSKTGTTMTYYCFCPKCFTRIENAETNASFHCTNCKDC